The following proteins come from a genomic window of Saccharicrinis carchari:
- a CDS encoding glutamate-5-semialdehyde dehydrogenase — protein MQCLHQFEKVKEAARACSLIKKDDIAALLNKLAEQAEKNIPDLLAANQKDLERMDKDDPKYDRLKLTGDRIRAIAADIKNVARLPFPVGEIVEEKTLDNGMNLQKVRVPLGVVGVIYEARPNVTFDVFALCMQSGNACVLKGGSDAQYSNKAIAKLIHQVLQQQGLNTELLQLLPPDRSAATELMNAVGFVDILIPRGSQNLIDSVRQNANIPVIETGAGIVHTYVDASADVKKASEIVVNAKTRRCSVCNALDCLVLHKSQLSNLPQLVEGMKKFGVEIFADERAFAGLQGKYPDELLLKANEESYGTEFLSHKMSIKTVESLDEALDHIYKYSSKHSEAIIAEDAETIARFLNEVDAAAVYANASTAFTDGAQFGLGAEIGISTQKLHARGPMALRELTSYKWLVRGNGNIRPA, from the coding sequence ATGCAGTGCTTACATCAATTCGAAAAAGTAAAGGAGGCTGCCCGCGCTTGCTCCTTGATAAAAAAAGATGATATTGCGGCGCTCCTAAATAAATTGGCAGAGCAGGCCGAAAAAAATATTCCTGATCTTCTGGCGGCTAACCAAAAGGATTTGGAAAGAATGGATAAAGACGATCCCAAATACGATCGTCTTAAGCTGACTGGCGATCGTATCCGTGCTATTGCGGCAGATATTAAAAATGTGGCTCGTCTGCCCTTTCCGGTAGGTGAAATAGTGGAAGAGAAAACACTCGACAACGGAATGAATTTACAAAAAGTGCGTGTTCCGCTTGGTGTTGTAGGGGTAATTTACGAGGCACGCCCCAATGTAACATTCGATGTGTTTGCCTTGTGTATGCAGAGTGGTAACGCTTGTGTGCTAAAAGGAGGCAGTGATGCCCAATATTCTAATAAAGCCATTGCCAAATTGATACACCAAGTGCTACAACAGCAAGGCTTAAATACCGAACTCTTGCAACTTTTACCTCCCGACAGGTCGGCCGCCACGGAGTTAATGAACGCCGTGGGTTTTGTGGATATTCTGATTCCTCGCGGTTCTCAGAACCTCATTGATTCGGTACGACAGAATGCCAACATCCCTGTTATTGAAACCGGTGCCGGCATTGTTCATACTTATGTAGATGCATCGGCAGATGTAAAAAAAGCAAGTGAGATAGTGGTGAATGCAAAAACGAGGAGGTGCAGTGTTTGCAATGCGTTGGATTGTTTAGTGCTGCATAAAAGTCAGCTATCCAACCTGCCACAATTGGTGGAAGGTATGAAAAAGTTTGGGGTGGAGATTTTTGCCGACGAAAGAGCCTTTGCCGGGCTGCAAGGTAAGTATCCCGATGAGCTGCTACTAAAAGCAAACGAAGAATCCTACGGAACAGAATTTCTCTCGCATAAAATGAGCATTAAAACGGTAGAGAGTCTGGATGAGGCACTCGATCATATCTATAAATACAGTTCAAAGCACAGCGAAGCCATCATTGCCGAAGATGCCGAAACCATAGCCCGCTTTTTAAACGAGGTGGATGCAGCAGCGGTTTATGCTAATGCCTCTACTGCCTTTACCGACGGAGCGCAGTTTGGATTGGGCGCCGAAATAGGTATCAGCACCCAAAAGCTTCATGCCCGTGGCCCCATGGCCTTGCGCGAGCTTACCAGCTATAAATGGCTGGTGCGCGGTAATGGAAATATACGCCCCGCGTAG
- a CDS encoding N-acetylornithine carbamoyltransferase has protein sequence MKRYLQVDDIGDLKQALKDAFEIKQNPYAFKQLGENKTIILVFFNSSLRTRLSTQKAAMNMGMNVMVLDINKDGWKLESEMGVVMDGDKPEHIKEAVPVIGQYCDMIGVRSFATFESKDDDYSEKVINQFIQYSGVPVISLESATRHPLQAFADLITIEEHKQKERPKVVLTWAPHPRALPQAVANSFAEWMKKAEVDFVITHPKGYELANEFAEGASIEYDQRKAFKDADFIYAKNWSSFNNYGKVLSQDKDWTVDEEKMALTNGAKFMHCLPVRRNMIVSDGVIESKNSIVVQQAANRVVSAQTVIKRMLEGL, from the coding sequence ATGAAACGATATTTGCAAGTTGACGATATAGGCGATTTAAAACAAGCCTTAAAAGATGCATTTGAAATTAAACAGAACCCCTATGCATTTAAACAATTAGGGGAGAATAAGACCATTATATTGGTGTTTTTTAACTCCAGTTTGCGAACACGCCTGAGCACGCAAAAGGCAGCCATGAACATGGGTATGAATGTGATGGTACTCGATATAAACAAAGATGGTTGGAAATTAGAAAGTGAAATGGGCGTGGTGATGGACGGCGATAAGCCCGAACATATTAAGGAAGCGGTGCCGGTAATTGGTCAATACTGCGATATGATAGGGGTACGCTCGTTTGCTACCTTTGAGAGCAAGGACGACGATTACAGCGAAAAAGTCATTAACCAGTTTATACAATATTCAGGTGTTCCTGTTATCAGTTTAGAATCGGCCACGCGTCACCCCCTGCAGGCTTTTGCCGATTTAATAACCATTGAGGAGCATAAACAAAAAGAACGTCCCAAGGTAGTGCTCACCTGGGCGCCCCATCCACGAGCATTGCCGCAGGCCGTGGCCAATTCCTTTGCCGAATGGATGAAAAAAGCCGAGGTGGATTTTGTGATTACCCATCCCAAAGGTTATGAACTGGCCAATGAATTTGCCGAGGGAGCAAGCATTGAATACGACCAGCGCAAAGCATTCAAGGATGCAGATTTTATCTATGCCAAAAACTGGTCGTCGTTTAACAATTACGGTAAGGTGCTGTCTCAGGACAAGGATTGGACTGTGGATGAAGAGAAAATGGCGCTTACAAACGGTGCTAAGTTTATGCACTGCCTGCCGGTACGCCGTAATATGATTGTTAGCGACGGCGTTATTGAAAGTAAAAATTCCATAGTAGTTCAACAAGCCGCCAACCGGGTTGTTTCGGCACAAACGGTCATTAAAAGGATGTTGGAGGGATTGTAA
- the argB gene encoding acetylglutamate kinase, whose translation MQQLSIIKVGGKVVETPESLQQLLNDFVALPGLKVLVHGGGRSATKVAEQLGIETKMVEGRRITDMETLKVVTMVYAGLVNKNIVASLQAKGANAIGLTGADLNLIKAIKRPVKNIDYGYVGDVESVQVEELMELLNKKVVPVIAPLTHDGLGNMLNTNADTMASALAGALAKHYRVNLVYCFEKRGVLSNPNDDDALIDKLSHPLFKQYQQSGVIAEGMIPKLDNGFNALNKGVEKVIITNTEGLKQGFNAGTVLVL comes from the coding sequence ATGCAACAACTAAGCATTATAAAGGTAGGTGGAAAAGTAGTAGAAACACCCGAATCCTTGCAGCAATTGCTCAATGATTTTGTGGCCTTACCCGGCCTTAAAGTATTGGTTCACGGTGGTGGACGATCGGCTACCAAAGTGGCCGAACAACTGGGTATTGAAACTAAAATGGTGGAAGGTCGCCGGATTACCGATATGGAAACCCTAAAGGTGGTAACCATGGTGTATGCGGGGCTGGTCAATAAAAACATTGTGGCCTCCTTGCAAGCCAAGGGAGCCAATGCCATAGGCCTTACCGGTGCCGATCTGAATTTGATAAAGGCAATAAAACGGCCGGTTAAAAATATCGACTACGGTTATGTGGGCGATGTGGAATCTGTTCAGGTGGAAGAATTGATGGAGCTCCTCAACAAAAAGGTGGTTCCGGTAATTGCCCCCTTAACGCACGATGGCTTAGGCAATATGCTCAATACAAATGCCGACACCATGGCTTCGGCGTTGGCAGGTGCCTTGGCAAAGCACTACCGTGTAAATCTGGTTTACTGCTTCGAGAAAAGAGGTGTTTTGAGTAATCCGAATGATGATGATGCCCTGATTGATAAGCTAAGCCATCCCCTTTTTAAACAATACCAGCAAAGTGGAGTTATTGCAGAGGGAATGATACCGAAATTGGACAATGGATTTAATGCCCTTAATAAAGGTGTTGAAAAGGTAATTATTACCAATACCGAAGGTTTAAAGCAAGGCTTCAATGCAGGTACAGTATTAGTTTTGTAG
- a CDS encoding M20 family metallo-hydrolase: MSKIEKYTLEVIDLLKQLIAIESFSRQEDKAADLMEGFLKRKGLVVNRKQNNLWVWAKEPDTNKPTILLNSHLDTVKPSFKWTYPPFEPIVEGDILYGLGSNDAGGPLVALLAAFLLLAEQEQAYNLVYAATAEEEISGANGVALIFDELGPIDLGIVGEPTEMQMAVAEKGLLVLDCEAIGKAGHAARNEGVNAIYKAIKDIEWFRTYQFPEVSDLFGPVKMTVTQVQSGTQHNVVPDTCTFVVDVRVNEKYTNKQVVDIIQRQVKCRVTPRSTRLNSSCIPMQHPVVQKGLQMGRACYGSPTTSDQALMSFTTLKMGPGHSGRSHTADEYIKLSEIKEGIAIYYELLNGLKIQY, translated from the coding sequence ATGAGTAAAATCGAAAAGTACACCCTAGAAGTCATCGACCTTTTAAAGCAACTCATTGCCATCGAGTCCTTTAGCCGGCAGGAGGATAAGGCCGCCGATTTGATGGAGGGTTTTTTAAAGAGAAAAGGATTGGTGGTGAATAGAAAACAGAATAACCTATGGGTTTGGGCGAAGGAACCGGATACTAATAAGCCTACTATTCTGCTCAACTCACATTTAGATACAGTAAAGCCGTCGTTTAAATGGACTTACCCTCCCTTTGAACCCATCGTCGAAGGTGATATCTTATACGGATTGGGCAGTAACGATGCAGGCGGTCCATTGGTAGCTCTGCTGGCTGCTTTTTTATTGTTGGCAGAGCAAGAGCAAGCCTACAACCTGGTTTATGCAGCCACGGCTGAGGAAGAGATATCCGGAGCCAATGGGGTAGCCCTGATTTTTGATGAACTGGGGCCTATAGATTTGGGTATCGTAGGTGAACCTACCGAGATGCAAATGGCTGTAGCCGAAAAGGGATTGTTGGTATTGGATTGCGAGGCTATAGGTAAAGCCGGCCATGCTGCACGCAACGAGGGAGTAAACGCTATTTATAAAGCAATTAAGGATATCGAGTGGTTCAGGACTTACCAATTCCCCGAAGTTTCAGATTTATTTGGCCCGGTAAAGATGACCGTGACCCAGGTACAGTCTGGCACCCAGCACAATGTTGTTCCCGATACATGTACCTTTGTGGTAGATGTGCGGGTAAACGAAAAGTACACGAATAAACAAGTAGTAGATATAATTCAACGCCAGGTAAAGTGCAGGGTAACTCCCCGCAGCACCAGGTTAAATAGTTCTTGTATCCCGATGCAACACCCCGTGGTACAAAAAGGTTTGCAGATGGGTAGAGCTTGTTATGGCTCCCCAACTACATCGGATCAGGCTTTAATGTCTTTTACCACCTTAAAGATGGGGCCGGGACATTCTGGACGCTCGCATACAGCTGATGAATATATAAAACTAAGTGAAATTAAAGAGGGAATAGCGATTTATTATGAATTATTAAATGGTTTAAAAATACAATATTAA
- the argH gene encoding argininosuccinate lyase, translated as MKLWDKGIQVNDKVDSFTVGKDRELDLYLAPFDVLGTMAHITMLESVGLLQQEELQQLMAELKNIYAEAVNGSFKIEAGVEDVHSQVEMMLTERLGDVGKKVHSGRSRNDQVLLDLKLFIRSKIEHVVEAVKEFFEALQTQSENYKDALIPGYTHLQVAMPSSFGLWLGAYAESLTDDMYMLKAAWKISNQNPLGAAAGYGSSFPLNRQLTTELLGFDNMNYNVVYAQLGRGKTEKNVAMALSSVAYTVGKFATDACLYMSQNFGFLSLPGELTTGSSIMPHKKNPDVFELIRAKCNQLQSLPQSIAMITGNLPSGYFRDLQLIKETFLPAFDELISCLDLATFAVKNITIKKDVLNNEMYKYAFSVEEVNKLVLQGVPFRDAYKQVAALIEEGNFEPELNVAHTHEGTIGNLCNAQVKQKMDTLVDSFNFSAVSQAIESLSK; from the coding sequence ATGAAACTTTGGGACAAAGGAATACAGGTAAACGATAAAGTAGATAGCTTTACGGTGGGTAAGGATAGAGAACTGGATTTATATCTGGCTCCCTTTGATGTGTTGGGAACAATGGCTCACATCACCATGCTGGAGAGCGTTGGTTTATTGCAGCAAGAGGAGCTTCAGCAATTAATGGCAGAACTGAAAAACATATATGCTGAGGCGGTAAATGGTTCTTTTAAAATTGAAGCGGGTGTTGAAGATGTGCACTCTCAGGTGGAAATGATGTTGACGGAGCGATTGGGCGATGTTGGCAAAAAAGTACATAGCGGAAGATCGCGCAATGATCAGGTTTTGCTGGATTTAAAACTGTTTATTCGCAGTAAGATTGAGCATGTAGTGGAGGCAGTAAAAGAGTTTTTTGAAGCGCTGCAAACACAAAGCGAAAATTATAAAGATGCTTTGATACCTGGTTACACCCATCTGCAGGTAGCTATGCCTTCCTCTTTTGGTTTGTGGTTGGGTGCCTATGCCGAAAGCCTGACCGACGACATGTACATGCTCAAGGCAGCATGGAAAATAAGTAACCAAAATCCTTTGGGAGCGGCCGCCGGTTATGGGAGCAGCTTTCCCTTAAATCGTCAGTTAACCACCGAATTGCTTGGTTTCGATAATATGAACTACAACGTGGTTTATGCTCAGCTGGGCCGCGGTAAAACGGAAAAAAATGTGGCCATGGCCTTGAGTTCCGTAGCCTACACCGTGGGTAAATTTGCTACAGATGCTTGTTTGTACATGAGTCAGAATTTTGGTTTTCTGAGTTTACCCGGTGAATTAACCACAGGATCGAGCATTATGCCTCATAAAAAAAATCCCGATGTATTTGAGCTCATCCGGGCCAAATGCAACCAGTTACAATCGCTCCCTCAAAGTATCGCCATGATAACCGGTAATTTGCCGTCGGGATATTTTAGGGATCTGCAGTTGATAAAAGAAACTTTTTTACCCGCTTTCGACGAACTAATCAGTTGTTTGGATTTGGCTACTTTTGCTGTGAAAAATATCACGATAAAAAAGGATGTGCTTAACAACGAGATGTACAAATATGCATTTAGTGTAGAGGAGGTTAATAAACTCGTGTTGCAGGGCGTGCCTTTTCGGGATGCCTACAAGCAGGTGGCTGCGCTTATTGAAGAGGGTAATTTTGAACCTGAATTAAACGTTGCTCACACGCACGAGGGAACCATCGGAAACCTGTGCAATGCACAGGTAAAACAAAAAATGGACACGCTGGTTGATTCCTTCAACTTTTCGGCGGTTAGTCAGGCAATTGAATCGTTAAGTAAATAA
- a CDS encoding citrate synthase, producing MALLENLARMAVQSCEIQKELFSQMGVKRGLRNEDFSGVLVGLTHIGNVVGYDNIEGKLIPREGELYYRGIELKDLAQGFLSTGRHGFEETAYLLLTGKLPSATELMDFTGYLAHKSELPSFFSKSMILSLRGRDVMNMLARSVLGLYAADDDAEDYSDKNLMKQAISLIAKFPVIVAYAYYGMRHSFQRKSLIIRHPQKHLSLAENFLYMLKGKEYTKLEADLLDLCLVIHAEHGGGNNSTFTTRVVSSAQTDTYSAIAAALGSLKGGLHGGANLKVMDMMQNIKENVKDWSNKKEVSDYLLKLLKKEAFDGTGKIYGIGHAIYTLSDPRAVLLKEKARELAEEKNRVDEFNLYALIEELAPEVFYTFKGENAKIICANVDFYSGFVYDCIKIPKEIYTPIFAVARIAGWAAHRIEEVTFSSRRIIRPAYKCVMSSKKYVPLEER from the coding sequence ATGGCATTACTCGAAAATTTGGCCAGGATGGCCGTGCAATCATGCGAAATACAGAAAGAGTTGTTTTCACAAATGGGCGTTAAACGTGGCTTGCGAAATGAAGACTTTTCGGGTGTATTGGTCGGACTTACCCATATCGGAAATGTGGTGGGCTACGATAATATCGAGGGCAAATTGATACCACGCGAAGGTGAACTTTATTACCGGGGAATTGAACTGAAAGATTTGGCACAGGGTTTTCTTTCAACGGGTCGTCACGGATTTGAGGAAACCGCATACCTGTTGCTTACCGGTAAACTGCCCAGCGCAACCGAGTTGATGGATTTTACAGGATATCTGGCGCATAAAAGCGAACTGCCCTCTTTTTTTTCTAAAAGTATGATATTGTCGCTCAGAGGCCGCGATGTGATGAACATGCTGGCGCGTTCGGTACTCGGACTTTATGCCGCCGACGACGATGCCGAGGACTACAGCGACAAGAACCTGATGAAACAAGCCATTAGTTTGATAGCCAAGTTTCCGGTAATTGTGGCCTATGCTTATTATGGTATGCGCCACTCATTTCAGCGCAAATCATTGATTATACGTCACCCTCAAAAGCATTTAAGTTTGGCCGAGAACTTCCTGTACATGCTTAAAGGAAAGGAATACACTAAGCTCGAAGCCGACCTGTTAGATTTGTGCTTGGTCATCCATGCCGAACATGGGGGAGGTAACAACTCAACCTTTACAACACGTGTTGTCAGTTCGGCCCAAACAGATACCTATTCGGCTATTGCTGCCGCTTTGGGATCGCTAAAAGGTGGACTCCATGGTGGAGCTAACCTTAAGGTGATGGATATGATGCAGAATATTAAAGAAAATGTAAAAGACTGGAGCAACAAAAAAGAAGTGTCGGATTACCTGTTGAAATTATTAAAGAAGGAAGCCTTTGATGGTACAGGTAAAATATACGGTATTGGCCATGCTATTTATACGCTCTCCGATCCTCGTGCCGTACTTTTAAAAGAAAAAGCACGCGAGCTGGCCGAGGAAAAAAACAGGGTGGATGAATTTAATTTGTACGCCCTGATAGAAGAGTTGGCTCCCGAAGTGTTTTACACCTTCAAAGGTGAAAATGCCAAGATAATATGTGCCAACGTAGATTTTTATTCGGGTTTTGTATATGATTGTATAAAGATACCCAAAGAAATTTACACGCCCATTTTTGCCGTTGCCCGCATTGCCGGGTGGGCGGCACACCGCATCGAGGAGGTCACCTTTTCCAGTCGTCGTATTATCCGTCCGGCTTACAAATGCGTTATGAGCAGCAAAAAATATGTGCCTCTGGAAGAGCGTTAA
- the fmt gene encoding methionyl-tRNA formyltransferase — protein MTIKKEDLRIVFMGTPEFAVESLKTLVENDYNVVGVVTAADKPAGRGQKIKTSPVKDYAVAQGIKLLQPEKLKAVSFLTELADLKAHLQVIVAFRMLPEVVWKMPALGTFNLHGSLLPQYRGAAPINWAVINGEKETGVTTFFLQHEIDTGHIIEQRKMPIGPNDTAGIVHDKMMVLGAQLVLETVNKICKGKVETKAQDQFVGLEEVLKPAPKIFKEDCKINWHEPIEQVHNKIRGLSPYPTAYTEIINPKGKKTGLKIFETQILHNSEKPFGTIYSDNKSSVFIAGNGGTLALHLLQLAGKKRMTAKEFLNGFKNLNDYKLDL, from the coding sequence ATGACTATAAAAAAAGAAGACTTGAGGATTGTGTTTATGGGTACACCCGAATTTGCGGTGGAGAGCCTTAAAACACTAGTTGAAAACGACTACAATGTGGTAGGGGTAGTTACCGCAGCGGACAAGCCAGCCGGGCGTGGACAGAAAATTAAAACATCGCCTGTTAAAGACTATGCGGTAGCGCAAGGCATCAAGTTGCTACAGCCCGAAAAATTAAAAGCTGTATCTTTTTTGACGGAACTGGCAGACTTAAAAGCTCACCTGCAAGTAATTGTAGCCTTTAGGATGCTGCCGGAAGTAGTGTGGAAAATGCCAGCACTGGGCACCTTTAACCTACACGGTTCTTTACTTCCGCAATATCGTGGTGCAGCACCCATCAATTGGGCGGTTATCAACGGCGAAAAAGAAACCGGGGTAACTACTTTTTTCCTGCAGCACGAAATTGACACGGGCCATATTATCGAACAAAGAAAAATGCCCATAGGCCCCAATGATACTGCCGGAATAGTACACGACAAAATGATGGTATTGGGTGCCCAGTTAGTATTAGAAACGGTAAATAAAATATGCAAGGGTAAGGTTGAAACCAAAGCTCAGGATCAATTTGTTGGGTTGGAAGAAGTTTTAAAACCTGCGCCTAAAATTTTTAAGGAAGACTGCAAAATAAACTGGCATGAACCTATTGAACAGGTACACAATAAAATTAGAGGCTTAAGTCCCTACCCTACTGCCTATACAGAAATTATAAATCCAAAGGGCAAAAAAACAGGTCTCAAAATATTTGAGACCCAAATTCTACATAATTCTGAAAAACCGTTTGGCACTATTTATAGCGATAATAAATCGTCTGTTTTTATTGCAGGTAATGGCGGAACCTTAGCACTCCACTTGCTCCAATTGGCTGGAAAAAAACGTATGACTGCCAAAGAATTTCTGAACGGATTTAAAAATCTGAACGATTACAAATTAGATTTGTAG
- a CDS encoding DUF5522 domain-containing protein: protein MDYIDDYYPQKPLVEGRDFIVDPRGFRILTRKYLTERGYCCGNGCMNCPYYPRHQKGNSNLQ from the coding sequence ATGGATTATATAGACGATTACTACCCGCAAAAGCCTTTGGTTGAAGGAAGGGATTTTATAGTAGATCCGCGGGGCTTCCGCATTTTAACACGTAAATATCTTACCGAGAGAGGATATTGTTGTGGCAATGGTTGCATGAACTGTCCTTATTACCCCAGGCACCAAAAAGGAAACAGCAATTTACAATAG
- a CDS encoding DUF4301 family protein, giving the protein MTLTTTDLAQIKTLGILPEDVELQLERFKNGFPDIKLSSIASENKGIKILSQDALNHYINFYHTHLSAKKLVKFVPASGAASRMFKSLYKYLEDRVDKEDEDIKLFFNHINNFAFAGELFALLGDEKDRLIQNRDKKVIDTLLNEKGLNYGSLPKALLTFHQYADGQTTKAIDEHLIEGAQYCSDSENKVCLHFTVSDEHMVLIKTHLNKVKGKFEKRFGKTFELTFSVQDKATDTLAVDMNNEPFRLDDGSLLFRPGGHGALIKNLNDITADIVFIKNIDNVAAEWMIKDTVDYKKALGGLLLETQSVLFGYCNQLKDAQYLSESTEQEIINFLYTRLGFCVPENFGKKTERDKIAYLFNKLNRPLRICGVVKSSNTGGGPFWVRDADGALSLQLVETAQVNLNDHTQAEILNASEYANITDLVCGVKDFENKAFELLNYRDSDTGFIAEKSQSGKALKAMELPGLWNGAMSDWNTTFVEVPITTFNPVKTVLDLLNKEHQGH; this is encoded by the coding sequence ATGACACTTACTACAACAGATCTGGCTCAAATAAAAACCCTTGGGATTTTACCCGAAGACGTTGAGCTGCAATTGGAAAGATTTAAAAATGGTTTTCCGGATATTAAATTAAGCAGTATTGCTTCAGAAAACAAGGGCATAAAAATACTTTCGCAAGACGCACTTAATCATTATATCAACTTTTACCACACACATCTATCCGCCAAAAAACTGGTAAAATTTGTACCTGCTTCAGGGGCTGCCAGCCGGATGTTTAAGAGCCTATACAAGTACCTGGAAGATAGGGTGGACAAAGAAGATGAAGACATTAAACTATTCTTTAACCACATTAATAATTTTGCCTTTGCCGGAGAACTTTTTGCACTTTTAGGCGACGAAAAAGATCGTTTAATACAAAACCGCGATAAAAAAGTTATCGATACACTGCTGAATGAGAAAGGACTAAACTATGGCAGCTTGCCAAAAGCTTTGCTCACATTTCATCAGTACGCCGATGGGCAAACAACCAAGGCCATTGACGAGCATTTAATTGAAGGGGCGCAATACTGTTCCGATTCAGAAAATAAGGTGTGCCTGCACTTTACCGTTTCTGACGAACACATGGTTTTAATAAAAACGCATTTAAACAAGGTAAAAGGCAAATTTGAAAAGCGCTTTGGTAAAACCTTTGAGCTTACTTTTTCGGTGCAGGACAAAGCGACGGACACCTTGGCCGTGGACATGAACAATGAGCCCTTTAGATTAGACGACGGCAGCTTGCTTTTTCGTCCGGGTGGACATGGAGCACTCATCAAAAACCTCAACGATATAACTGCCGACATCGTATTTATTAAAAACATTGACAATGTAGCGGCCGAGTGGATGATAAAAGACACCGTAGACTATAAAAAGGCATTGGGTGGTTTATTGCTCGAAACACAAAGTGTATTGTTTGGGTACTGTAATCAGCTAAAAGATGCCCAGTATCTATCCGAAAGCACAGAACAGGAAATCATAAACTTTTTATACACTCGGCTTGGGTTCTGCGTACCGGAAAATTTTGGCAAGAAAACCGAACGCGATAAAATAGCCTACCTGTTTAACAAGCTGAATCGTCCTTTACGAATTTGTGGTGTGGTAAAAAGCAGCAATACAGGCGGAGGACCCTTTTGGGTAAGAGATGCCGACGGCGCATTATCGTTACAGTTGGTTGAAACGGCACAAGTAAATTTAAATGACCACACACAAGCCGAAATACTAAATGCCTCGGAATATGCCAACATAACCGATTTGGTATGTGGTGTAAAGGATTTTGAAAACAAAGCTTTTGAGCTACTCAACTATCGGGATTCGGATACCGGGTTTATTGCCGAAAAATCACAGAGTGGAAAAGCCCTCAAAGCGATGGAACTTCCCGGATTGTGGAACGGTGCTATGAGTGACTGGAATACCACTTTTGTGGAAGTGCCTATCACCACTTTTAATCCCGTAAAAACTGTATTGGATCTGTTAAACAAAGAACACCAAGGACACTAA
- a CDS encoding dihydroorotate dehydrogenase-like protein, with the protein MPDLSTSYMGLKLKSPIIAAASGLTNSLEDIIKLEKHGAGAVVLKSLFEEEIVTDMDHDMNKMHSESYLYPETMEFYEDYDVEDTLTNYLKLITECKQQVKIPIIASIHCVTSHNWPYFAKSLEDAGADALELNIAILPDDPEQSGSEVEKVYFDIIKAVQKEVSIPISIKISSYFTNLAGTLTRLADTGIKGIVLFNRFYSPDIDIESFDIVSAPKLSSPGEYVLPLRWIAIMNQRINCDLSATTGIHNGAALIKMLLAGAASVQVASTLYKNGFAHLQTMLDELKNWMVSKEFSHLDEMRGILSQSKSIQPAGYLRIQFMKHFAEK; encoded by the coding sequence ATGCCAGATTTATCTACTTCGTATATGGGCCTTAAATTAAAAAGCCCTATTATCGCAGCCGCATCGGGGCTTACCAATTCTTTAGAGGATATTATTAAACTTGAAAAACATGGAGCCGGCGCAGTGGTGCTGAAATCGCTGTTTGAGGAAGAAATTGTTACCGACATGGATCACGATATGAACAAGATGCACTCGGAAAGTTATCTGTACCCCGAAACCATGGAGTTTTATGAAGATTATGACGTAGAGGACACCCTGACTAATTATTTAAAGTTGATTACCGAATGCAAGCAGCAGGTAAAAATACCCATTATTGCCAGCATCCATTGTGTTACCTCCCATAACTGGCCTTATTTTGCCAAGTCGCTCGAAGATGCAGGAGCCGATGCACTGGAACTTAATATCGCCATATTGCCCGACGATCCGGAACAATCCGGTTCCGAAGTGGAAAAAGTATATTTCGATATTATTAAAGCCGTTCAGAAGGAAGTATCTATCCCCATTTCTATTAAAATAAGTTCTTATTTCACTAACCTGGCTGGTACGCTCACCCGGCTTGCCGATACCGGCATCAAAGGCATTGTACTATTCAACAGGTTTTACTCACCTGATATTGACATCGAAAGTTTTGATATTGTGTCGGCGCCCAAACTGAGCTCACCTGGCGAATATGTATTGCCTCTGCGTTGGATAGCCATCATGAACCAACGCATTAACTGCGACCTATCGGCCACAACAGGCATCCACAACGGGGCTGCATTGATAAAAATGCTATTAGCAGGTGCTGCCTCGGTGCAGGTAGCCTCAACATTGTACAAAAACGGTTTTGCCCACCTCCAAACAATGCTCGACGAGCTAAAAAACTGGATGGTGAGCAAAGAATTTTCGCACCTGGATGAAATGCGAGGCATCCTAAGCCAATCTAAATCTATTCAGCCTGCCGGTTATTTACGAATACAGTTTATGAAGCATTTTGCCGAAAAATAA